A genomic stretch from Nocardia wallacei includes:
- a CDS encoding NAD(P)/FAD-dependent oxidoreductase: MAETTTYDTIVIGGGPAGCAYALTMLRRGYRVLLLEKVRFPRFHIGESFLPYTVEILDQLGLLDAVMAKPYAFKPGVELTGIAGNARRIDFGEIGDGRRTWAIQVERAEFDKTLLDETAKAGVTVLEEAAVIDVDVAADGRVTGVTYTYDGETHHATAPYLADASGRAGVIAKKLGLRVHDSRLKMAAVFKHYGNLDESQNPGVEGDTQLGIHQDGWMWAIPLRADAISVGAVAPMSILQSDRPEAVFDEHLARVPRIQQRLRGATVLRELKGERNFEYHSERLCGPGYFLVGDAGSFTDPVFSGGVLLALATGRKAGELAADRLAGNVSDDDATTSYESFFKTAYGTYYRLICAVYDNRQPVMGQVILDMAADLDPKWHVRLVSGDFWTQESPLVNRLRAEPDWSLFAPFDLYPDCPIYPRTADSRTVVPA, from the coding sequence ATGGCCGAAACCACGACCTACGACACGATTGTCATCGGCGGCGGTCCCGCCGGTTGCGCGTACGCGCTGACCATGCTGCGGCGCGGGTACCGGGTGCTGCTGCTGGAGAAGGTGCGGTTCCCGCGCTTCCACATCGGCGAGTCGTTCCTGCCCTACACCGTGGAGATCCTGGACCAGCTCGGGCTGCTGGACGCCGTCATGGCCAAGCCGTACGCGTTCAAACCCGGGGTGGAGCTGACCGGGATCGCCGGTAACGCCCGCCGCATCGACTTCGGCGAGATCGGGGACGGCCGCCGCACCTGGGCCATCCAGGTCGAGCGCGCCGAGTTCGACAAGACGCTGCTCGACGAGACCGCCAAGGCCGGCGTCACCGTGCTCGAGGAGGCGGCCGTCATCGACGTGGACGTGGCCGCCGACGGCCGGGTCACCGGCGTCACCTACACCTACGACGGCGAAACCCACCACGCCACAGCGCCTTACCTCGCCGACGCGTCGGGCCGGGCCGGGGTGATCGCCAAGAAGCTCGGGCTGCGGGTGCACGACAGCCGGTTGAAGATGGCCGCGGTGTTCAAGCACTACGGCAATCTCGACGAGAGCCAGAACCCCGGCGTGGAGGGCGACACCCAGCTGGGCATCCACCAGGACGGCTGGATGTGGGCGATCCCGTTGCGCGCCGACGCCATCAGCGTCGGCGCCGTCGCGCCCATGTCCATCCTGCAGTCCGACCGGCCCGAGGCGGTGTTCGACGAGCATCTGGCTCGCGTGCCGCGGATCCAGCAGCGGCTGCGCGGCGCGACCGTGCTGCGGGAACTCAAGGGCGAACGGAACTTCGAGTACCACTCCGAAAGACTCTGCGGCCCCGGCTATTTCCTGGTCGGCGACGCGGGCAGCTTCACCGACCCGGTGTTCTCCGGCGGCGTGCTGCTGGCCCTGGCGACCGGCCGCAAGGCGGGCGAGCTGGCGGCGGATCGGTTGGCGGGCAACGTCTCCGACGACGACGCCACCACGAGCTACGAATCGTTCTTCAAGACCGCCTACGGCACCTACTACCGCCTGATCTGCGCCGTCTACGACAACCGGCAGCCGGTCATGGGGCAGGTCATCCTGGACATGGCCGCCGACCTGGACCCGAAATGGCATGTGCGGCTGGTCAGTGGCGACTTCTGGACCCAGGAGAGCCCGCTGGTGAACCGG
- a CDS encoding FAD-dependent monooxygenase has translation MAIIDRGGDMDTTVLIVGAGGCGLTASIFLSELGIDHLLVEQRPDTARLPKAHYLNHRTMEIFRQYGLAEELETVGAPLEKFGAVCWQTTLAGKGPFDGRVIYEMDAFGGGELRESWSAASPVAATNVPQIRSEPLLRTAAEQRAPGRVRYGCELVEWAERDDRIVATVRDADGARHTVTAEYLIAGDGGRTLGPSLGVRFDGWPRFHHVTTVHFTADLSRWQRDGALLTYFVNPKRPELSGATLVEMGPTWGRFSEEWGLHFTTGPDDPARSQRDAVLARIRDTLGIPDLRVRLHKVSNWTVDAVNAQRYRHGRVFLAGDAAHKLPPAAGLGLNTAIQDAHNLAWKIAAVRRGHAGPGLLDTYDTERRPIGRRNLDWAVGIIANSELMSEAALGLGPHVPQWMRPTFFNTYFEDSARGRTARARAAEVLRTHRIDCQAIDIEIGAAYEDGALVPDGTVAPEPEPMGDKHVPSTRPGRRLPHAWVEHDGARRSTLDLVCAGEFTLVAGPAGGAWAAAARAVRERAGLPLRVAQPDSENWARVREIKADGALLVRPDQHVAWRSPGASTDPGAELSAAMNRITFR, from the coding sequence ATGGCCATCATTGACCGCGGCGGGGACATGGACACCACCGTGCTGATCGTGGGCGCCGGCGGCTGCGGTCTGACGGCGTCGATCTTCCTGTCCGAGTTGGGCATCGACCATCTGCTGGTGGAGCAGCGCCCGGACACGGCGCGTCTGCCCAAGGCGCACTACCTCAATCACCGGACCATGGAGATCTTCCGGCAGTACGGCCTGGCCGAGGAACTCGAGACGGTCGGCGCGCCGCTGGAGAAGTTCGGCGCGGTGTGCTGGCAGACCACGCTGGCAGGGAAGGGGCCCTTCGACGGCCGGGTGATCTACGAGATGGACGCCTTCGGCGGCGGGGAACTGCGGGAGAGCTGGTCGGCGGCGAGCCCGGTGGCCGCGACCAACGTGCCGCAGATCCGTTCGGAACCGTTGCTGCGCACAGCGGCCGAGCAGCGCGCGCCCGGGCGCGTCCGGTACGGCTGCGAACTGGTGGAGTGGGCCGAGCGCGACGACCGGATCGTCGCGACCGTGCGCGACGCGGACGGCGCGCGGCACACCGTCACCGCCGAGTACCTGATCGCCGGTGACGGCGGCCGGACGCTGGGTCCGTCGCTGGGTGTGCGGTTCGACGGCTGGCCGCGGTTCCATCACGTCACCACCGTGCACTTCACCGCCGACCTGTCCCGCTGGCAGCGCGACGGCGCGCTGCTGACCTACTTCGTCAACCCCAAGCGTCCGGAGTTGTCCGGGGCCACGCTCGTCGAAATGGGGCCCACCTGGGGCAGATTCAGCGAGGAGTGGGGGCTGCACTTCACCACCGGACCCGACGATCCGGCGCGCTCGCAGCGCGACGCGGTGCTGGCGCGCATCCGCGACACCCTCGGCATCCCGGATCTGCGGGTGCGGCTGCACAAGGTCAGCAACTGGACGGTCGACGCCGTCAACGCCCAGCGTTACCGGCACGGCCGGGTCTTCCTGGCCGGTGACGCCGCGCACAAGCTGCCGCCGGCGGCCGGGCTCGGCCTCAACACCGCCATCCAGGACGCGCACAACCTGGCCTGGAAGATCGCCGCGGTGCGGCGCGGGCACGCCGGTCCGGGCCTGCTGGACACCTACGACACCGAGCGCCGCCCGATCGGCCGCCGCAACCTGGACTGGGCGGTGGGCATCATCGCCAACTCGGAACTGATGAGCGAGGCCGCGCTGGGCCTGGGACCCCATGTGCCGCAGTGGATGCGGCCGACGTTCTTCAACACCTACTTCGAGGACTCCGCGCGCGGCCGCACCGCCCGCGCCCGCGCCGCGGAGGTGCTGCGCACCCATCGGATCGATTGCCAGGCTATCGACATCGAGATCGGCGCCGCCTACGAGGACGGTGCGCTGGTGCCCGACGGCACGGTCGCGCCGGAGCCGGAACCCATGGGGGACAAGCACGTTCCGTCCACGCGGCCGGGACGTCGGCTGCCGCACGCCTGGGTCGAGCACGACGGGGCGCGCCGCTCCACCCTGGACCTGGTGTGCGCGGGGGAGTTCACGCTCGTGGCCGGTCCCGCCGGAGGGGCATGGGCCGCGGCGGCGCGTGCGGTGCGGGAGCGGGCGGGTCTGCCGTTGCGGGTGGCGCAACCGGATTCCGAAAACTGGGCGCGGGTGCGGGAGATCAAGGCCGATGGCGCGCTGCTCGTGCGCCCGGACCAGCACGTGGCGTGGCGCAGCCCCGGCGCGAGCACCGACCCCGGCGCCGAACTGAGCGCAGCAATGAACCGAATCACGTTCCGCTGA